One Manihot esculenta cultivar AM560-2 chromosome 6, M.esculenta_v8, whole genome shotgun sequence DNA segment encodes these proteins:
- the LOC110616531 gene encoding eukaryotic translation initiation factor 5A-like, translating to MSDEEHHFESKADAGASKTYPQQAGTIRKNGYIVIKNRPCKVVEVSTSKTGKHGHAKCHFVGIDIFNTKKLEDIVPSSHNCDVPHVTRTDYQLIDISEDGFVSLLTENGNTKDDLRLPTDENLLSQIKDGFAEGKDLVVTVMSSMGEEQICALKDIGPK from the exons ATGTCCGACGAGGAGCACCATTTCGAGTCCAAAGCCGACGCCGGAGCGTCCAAGACCTACCCGCAGCAAGCCGGTACCATCCGCAAGAACGGCTACATCGTCATCAAGAATCGCCCTTGCAAG GTCGTTGAAGTTTCAACCTCCAAGACTGGAAAGCATGGGCATGCTAAGTGCCATTTCGTTGGAATAGACATCTTCAATACCAAAAAGCTTGAAGATATTGTTCCCTCCTCCCATAACTGTGAT GTTCCCCATGTCACTCGTACTGACTACCAGCTAATTGATATTTCTGAGGATGGATTT GTGAGTTTGCTTACTGAAAATGGGAACACTAAGGATGACCTGAGGCTACCAACTGATGAGAATCTTCTGTCTCAG ATCAAGGATGGGTTTGCTGAGGGAAAAGACCTTGTTGTGACAGTCATGTCTTCAATGGGAGAGGAGCAGATCTGTGCTCTTAAGGACATTGGCCCAAAGTAA
- the LOC110617323 gene encoding putative WEB family protein At4g17210, whose product MGEIDTKPIEPVQVALTLFGEKSEQRKHRPGNSSSSDVRSSSSGDDVDKEKDPEGVQKDLANYKLQLEAKDAAYWQLLHKLEHYQKTSEELSTQLKNSEVERDVNLEECREARIRIDELEAKIKEMGDQLLESGKLKEQLSHILGELKDVQGELLSMEIELVAATEEKLKALTQAELMESVANMEKGRAEELLKRVTDLNEALLLSKQAAESGKIAEIKERSETEAQAQKQVEDMKMQMEIMQELENKLRDKSVFIDSLQVELNQANELLSSSDKVVSEVINDLNQLKADLKAKEKENSDQAIYIGELETEMNQLKLELKKENEEVTQLNCEVEMLTDELEKVKNEMGGIKERENDAHAEIAMLKAELHRARSNIVAAEVSEAKESKKENERLKQGSEMVTEESLDIGLVGNGPENSVAGAERSRDDNDRNITISLEEYESLISKAAKVNQSATKDLNMLTTYENRNEMETLKKELEVASAKVSEFRTRTEQAVTRAEAAERAKLALEDQLRKWREQKKRRKAALAALREESLSREFGSSSCGNTPINYQPLGKVLNMKF is encoded by the exons ATGGGCGAGATTGATACCAAACCTATTGAACCTGTACAGGTTGCACTTACCTTGTTTGGAGAGAAGAGTGAACAGAGGAAACACCGGCCTGGAAATAGCAGCAGCAGTGATGTGAGAAGTAGCAGCAGCGGTGAT GACGTGGATAAAGAGAAGGATCCTGAAGGAGTACAAAAGGATTTGGCTAACTACAAGTTGCAGCTGGAAGCCAAGGACGCTGCTTACTGGCAGCTGTTACATAAATTGGAGCACTATCAGAAAACATCTGAGGAACTTTCTACCCAGCTGAAGAATTCTGAGGTTGAGAGAGATGTCAACTTAGAAGAATGTAGAGAAGCTAGAATTCGGATAGATGAACTCGAGGCTAAGATAAAGGAGATGGGTGATCAACTGTTGGAATCTGGAAAATTAAAGGAGCAGCTTTCACATATTCTTGGTGAATTGAAGGATGTGCAAGGTGAGTTGCTTAGTATGGAAATTGAACTTGTTGCTGCCACAGAAGAAAAGCTGAAGGCCTTGACGCAAGCAGAACTGATGGAATCAGTTGCCAACATGGAAAAGGGAAGAGCTGAAGAGCTTCTAAAGCGTGTTACTGACCTCAACGAAGCTCTTCTTCTGTCAAAACAGGCTGCAGAATCTGGGAAGATTGCAGAGATAAAGGAGAGATCAGAAACAGAAGCTCAAGCACAAAAACAGGTGGAAGACATGAAAATGCAAATGGAAATTATGCAAGAATTGGAAAATAAGCTAAGGGACAAATCTGTGTTCATTGATTCGCTGCAGGTGGAACTTAATCAAGCAAATGAATTACTTAGTTCATCTGACAAAGTTGTTTCTGAAGTCATAAATGATTTGAACCAGCTAAAAGCTGATCTGAAAGccaaagaaaaagagaactcTGATCAAGCAATTTATATTGGGGAATTGGAAACCGAAATGAACCAGCTAAAACTAGAactgaagaaagaaaatgaagaagtaACTCAGTTGAACTGCGAAGTTGAAATGCTCACAGATGAGTTGGAGAAGGTAAAAAATGAAATGGGAGGAATCAAGGAAAGAGAGAATGATGCACATGCTGAGATAGCAATGCTAAAAGCTGAGCTTCATAGAGCAAGATCAAACATTGTTGCAGCAGAGGTATCTGAAGCAAAAGAatccaagaaagaaaatgaaaggctAAAACAAGGATCAGAAATGGTTACTGAAGAATCCCTTGACATTGGCTTGGTGGGCAACGGACCTGAGAACTCTGTCGCAGGAGCTGAAAGGAGCAGAGATGATAATGATCGAAACATAACAATTTCACTAGAAGAGTACGAGTCCTTGATTAGTAAAGCTGCGAAGGTCAACCAATCTGCAACAAAAGACTTAAATATGTTAACTACATATGAGAACAGAAATGAAATGGAGACATTGAAGAAGGAATTGGAAGTTGCAAGTGCGAAAGTTTCAGAGTTCAGGACTCGAACAGAACAGGCAGTTACAAGAGCTGAAGCAGCTGAGAGAGCTAAATTAGCACTTGAAGATCAGCTCAGGAAGTGGCGAGaacagaagaagagaagaaaagctGCATTAGCTGCACTTCGGGAGGAATCATTATCGAGGGAGTTTGGTTCTTCCTCGTGTGGCAACACACCAATAAATTATCAGCCGTTGGGAAAGGTTCTGAACATGAAATTCTGA
- the LOC110617322 gene encoding dCTP pyrophosphatase 1: MESTCEYARKYSKDVSLHELRDRLAEFAEVRGWDQFHSPRNLLLALVGEVGELSEIFQWKGEVAKGLPNWSSGDKEHLEEELSDVLLYLIRLADVCGLDLGQAALTKIVKNARKYPVAARQTT, from the exons ATGGAGAGTACTTGTGAGTATGCAAGAAAATATTCCAAGGATGTTTCCCTTCACGAACTGCGAGATAGGCTTGCAGAGTTTGCTGAGGTTAGAGGATGGGACCAGTTTCACAGTCCTAGAAATCTCCTGTTGGCACTA GTGGGAGAGGTCGGAGAGCTGTCGGAGATATTCCAATGGAAAGGGGAGGTTGCAAAAGGGCTACCCAACTGGAGTTCTGGTGATAAGGAGCATCTAGAGGAAGAGCTCTCTGATGTTCTGCTCTATCTTATTCGTCTTGCTGATGTTTGCGGCCTTGATCTTGGCCAGGCTGCATTGACAAAGATTGTTAAAAATGCCAGGAAATACCCAGTTGCTGCTCGTCAAACTACTTGA